Within the Maniola hyperantus chromosome 7, iAphHyp1.2, whole genome shotgun sequence genome, the region GCGATCATGCGCAAGCATGCCGCGTTAATTTAactttaagctagtaataagtaggtactaacataggttaaggaattgtttctgtactaacacgcaattatgggtgtacttatgcctgaaataaaagtttatttattttattttataataaaatgtacctGGTCAGTGCAAGCGTAAATGAAGAATACGACATCTAGCACTGGGCTGGCGCATCGAGTCAGTTGGAAGTCAATAATCTTTGCGGCCACCGGACGAGTGCCTTCAACCAATCAAAgaaaacactttttaaattaatgaaattcTGTCAGTCCTTTttaactatccatactaatattacaaatgcgaaagtgtgtctgtctgtctgccagcttttcacggcccaacagtttaagcgattttgataatttttggtatagagttagcttatatcccggggaagacataggctacttttgatcccggaaaatgtaagagttcccacgagatttttaaaaatctaaatccaagcagacgaagtcgcgggcatcatctagttaagtaTAAAGATATGAATATAAATTACCATCatatttgtacaaaaaattgtttgtCCAAGAGTCTCCGTGGGACATAACTGCATTGGTTTTATCTCTCACAGCCCGAATCATATCTTCATATCTCTCCGGTACAGCAAACTGTTTTACTTTTTCTACATATATCGAATTCGGATACTCCTTTTCAACAGCATCAATTGCAATACCACAAATTCTCTTCCAAAATCTTTTATACCAATCCCAAAGCCTAGGATCGTAGTAAGTTTCGAAAACGGCGTCGCTTATCCTGTTCAACAGATCCGGTTTTTGATCCTTCATAGCAAAGGTTAGGGCATGATATTGGGCTAAAGCTTTCATTGTCACCTTGCAATGCTCGAAATCGATACCTTCTTGTCGCGAAGTTGTGCCAAAACCTTCGACGTTTGCATCTTCAAGGCATATGACGTCATTTAAACCATCACTGTATGCCAGGAATAATTTAGTAAACCCTGTGAAAGGATCCGtaacatttttatttgcttGGAACTCTAGTAATTTCGGAATGACTTTTTGGTAGAAATTGATCTCGTTTCTGAAGAATTCGTCGCTTCTGTATGTTAAGCGTCTGCACACGTTTTTGGGAATGTTTTTGAGTATGACTTGTACGTATTTCGATGCTCCGTTTGAGTTACCGTAGATTTTGATTCGAATCAGTTCGCTTAAATAGGAGTCTCCTTTTCCCGTGTCTCCCACGTACTGGAACGTAAAATATGGTATTACTACAtgatgacctcgcaccggaaggaacagggttggaagaccccccactaggtggacggatgacatcagccgatcgcagggagccgctaaattcaggcggcgcggtggaagtccctacaagagacctatgtccagcagtagacgtctataggttgatgatgatgatgatgatgactctaattactataaaaatcatTTGAAGTAGTGAACATTTGAGTTATTCCAACACCACTTGAAATGGTTATTTATCTTTTGATAAATAATGATTAGATACTAATAAGTATCTACTTCTACTTATCTATATCAAacagtacctatattaaaattaagagTAACTGatacacattttttattttttattcattataggcacgcttgaccacgatcacacctgatggaaagtgatgatatcttgcctaagatgggacgcgttatTATCATAGATACTGTAGtcaacgcattttaaactgagttgtGGAGTTATCTGTCcagtgggaagtctttgattttccgggataaaagtagcctatgtcactctcctctcaggtctttatctatacccatgcaaaaaatcacgtcaatcccttgcgccgttgcgacgtgattgaaggacaaaccaacacactttcacatttataataatggtactgattcacCTCCCAATGTGTAAACGTCATAGGCTCCTTGAACCATTCTGTCAGAGCTTCACTGAGTTGCTCGTTGGTGAGAACGGAAGAGACTTGCAGTAAAGACTTGAAGTCCTCCATTGCCATCCAGTAGTATAGTGTTAGTAGTAtttcttgttcttcttctggGAGGAGTAGTAATTAGTTTactggaaataaaaaaaaacactgtttCTAACTCAAGAACTTATATTTCAAACAAATTACTTATCACTATCAGacataagtaaataatttttttttttattcaattaaatttttacaagtccttttgaatcgtcatattatgcatctaccactggttcgggatgcctttcctaccgagacaAAGAAGTAGTCCAATCTGTAAATAATAACTGTGCAGTATACAAAACAGATCTCAGTAGGGATTGTGTCCATAGGCTATAGCTGCCTGAGACtgtcatgttgcaacttcagactGCACTACTTACCTTGCCAATGTCTAATGTCTTGGTACACAATGGAAACAGGTATATACCATTAATCTTTGAACATCAGTTAACCTGATTAGTCAGTCATCTACTATTGTTTTTCCGTTAGTCTCACTGTCTACATTTTACTCATTTTCTATATTTTCCTCTACCTCTAGCTTTATTTGAGGCTCAAGTATTGATGTCGCCAGTTCACCACTACTAGCTTCAGTCTCCCGCCATTCGCGTCGAATACGAGtcactgtatttttatttataccagTGGCCAAATGGACTCGTTCCGCCACTCTACTTGCGTTTTGAAGGGTTTTTAAAATGCCTGCGTATACTTCACGAGACACAGTAATATCTCCATCTGGTCTTGATTGAACGCTCGCTGTTTTCATTTCTTCGAGCAATGCAAGACTCTGTTTTTTCTCGTGCTCAAAGTATTTGTCTACATTATGGACAATCTCTCGAGCTCTCCCAGCCAAAACAACGCCTCGCTTATTCTGATTTTGATTCATTTAGAAGAATaatagtgaaataaaataacaaacctATACAAACAAAAATCCAACAAAAATAAACAGCCTAAATTTTTTTGACACTCGGAACAATTGACAGGTCCAGGGGCGAGGATGGAGAGAGGTCATTGACGTTCCTATTATTTTCTTAACTTGATCGCATTGTATTTTCAAATccttataattaattaacactTTAGTGATACTCCAGGCTTCAGGAAAATAGCAAATAAAAcagaaataattataatagtgcCATAAAAGAATGTCTTTGGATCAAATAACCactataattttattctttgctgtaaatagttatattttattagattttttaattacaagCAGGAATTTCTAGATTCTGGCACTGTACCTCTTTTGTCTAGACTTTTGAGTTTTGCCCGCTTTTGCACAGCACTTTTTGCCACTAACtcattactttactctatgatgCACTGACTGAATACAAGAAACACAAGAAGTCAACTAAATTAAGTAAACTTAGGGGTCATTTATATTGTATGGGAATTTGACATATAGAAAGACTTTTCAATTTGTTTGGGTTAACATCACTAACATGGACACGTCAAATCTGATAACAAAGTAAACATCCCCCGGATGCGGAATATTACAATTACCTATTTAGGATTTttcaaatgaataaaatttgCAATTTTTGGCTTTTTGTAAAACACAATAATGATGTAAGAAATCTGGCTTTTTTTGTTCTAATAATGTTAAAAAtcttttgaattattattaaattgatttttaaGAGAACTTTTTGACACGTCAAATCTAACGACACGGCAGATTTCCGGTTCCGGTcatttaaatcatttaaatccATGTTGGTGAACTTTGACATAAGTAGAACAACGTGATTAGAAAGAGAATCATAGAACCAATAATAAACCCAGCCAAGTGTAAAGTcgggcctcgctcttttagggttccgtacttacaTGGTTATGAATAACATATTTTAtgtgtataaaatatttcatttccgaGCTACATCGCAACAATGAAGAAACCGTGAGAGAAAACTCAGAAAATGATCGTTTTTAAAGCGTTTTTATTGGTCAGAGCCAAACTACTCACCTAATTTATGAATTGTTGTTTTcagtctataataattattaatagtttgCCACTAAACGCGCTGTTTTCCAGGatatttacattaaagtctCTGAACACAATCggctttttatttgattttgagattttgaaaAGTTACTTcatcaattaggtaggtaccttttcaAAAAGTTCAAAGTTAGACAAGGTCAAGTCTATACtacttagttttaaaaataacaagtGTGAGGTTTTTTACAGTGGTCTTTATTAGGAGCCAGTCCTTATTAGGTGCAAGTACTTTACCTACCTGTATAATTAATGATACCTGTACTCGTAGTATATCTCTGTGTAGggtcacagaatataatatacctaatacctagtaTAGGGTGAGTTATAGTTACTAGTTAGGTGGGTAAGTACCGACGTCGTACTTGGGTACTCGTATTCTGTTTCGAAACGAAATAATTGAATCTGCGCTCGGCAATACTGCCAATTTCAAATTGGAGTATTGGTACAATAGCATTCAAGCTGCATTGGATTGTACACTTGTTGTTTTATACAAATGGCTAAATTCACTCTCTATTGTACTTATGCAGTCACCATATggctattatattaatattgtgTATGTATTTCCATAAGATTAATTATTGTATTGAAGCCTCAATAGTTtatgaattactagcttatgcccgcgagttagtccgcgaggactacacaaatttcaacccccttttttacccccttaggtattgatttttcaaaaatcctttcttagcggatgtctctatctgcatgccaaatttcagcccgatccgcccagtagtttgagttgtgctttgatagatcagtcagtcacctttgacataattatatatatcaacgcacagcggcTTAGACTGTGCGTGACCCGGGagctcccactaataagaccagcgccagggaggtcgtcaaaaggaaCGTACATTAGGAAAGACGCCTCGTCTCAGCTCCTCTTGACTCTGGcggtgtgcgttgcgcctaaGACGAGCCGAGCCGACAAAGGAACAATCACGAGAACTCCATTAGCGGGCTAACAGAGGCATTTCAATTATCACGTACAGAACAGAACGCTTTCAATTTACTTCTTCCTAACCGAGCTTTTCACTTAAGTGGCATGCTTTATTCAAGTAGGCTTTTATACCTACAACCTCTTTGTTTGTCGTCtttttccatttttagggtttcgtacccaaaaggtttttgttttatttattcaaaaattaaaatatttttattcaattaaacttaattacaagtatttttgaatcgtcaactgcaTCACTGcaaccactggttcagaatgcctttcctacctagaagaaccagcaagaaactcagcggttgctcttttcaaagatttgata harbors:
- the LOC117983982 gene encoding uncharacterized protein — encoded protein: MAMEDFKSLLQVSSVLTNEQLSEALTEWFKEPMTFTHWEYVGDTGKGDSYLSELIRIKIYGNSNGASKYVQVILKNIPKNVCRRLTYRSDEFFRNEINFYQKVIPKLLEFQANKNVTDPFTGFTKLFLAYSDGLNDVICLEDANVEGFGTTSRQEGIDFEHCKVTMKALAQYHALTFAMKDQKPDLLNRISDAVFETYYDPRLWDWYKRFWKRICGIAIDAVEKEYPNSIYVEKVKQFAVPERYEDMIRAVRDKTNAVMSHGDSWTNNFLYKYDGTRPVAAKIIDFQLTRCASPVLDVVFFIYACTDQVLREKYYDDLLKYYYEVLSEQISQLGSDPHKVYPVETFMQEIKKYSYFGLVFSFESTPFIILAPEDAVSMDMEGDKKLNIDDFWAIPPFRTKEGRLREANNIVHCVDRGYI